One Senegalimassilia faecalis genomic window, ACTGAAACCTGCCGGCACATAAGCGAATTGCGTCTGGCAAGCTTCCGCAGAAGATGAACGCGTGCGGCCACAAGGAAGCAAGCGGTCGGCAAAGATATGCAAGCGCATTCCGATGGGATTCGCAACGCAATGATGCCAGCACGCAAGTGCATTGCGGTCGATAAGCTTCCGCAAAAAGCCCTGCGCGCTATGCGCGAGCTGCGGCCTGGACGTCTTGAGCGTCCTGCTCGCCGCGCAGGCGGTCACGTTCGGCGTCGATGGCGCGGTTGCGGAAGTACACCACCCAGTTCGCGGCGATGCACACCACGTTGATGAAGTACACGGCAAGCACCCAGTTGATGGTGCCCGACACGAACTTCGCCGCAATGCCGGCGAAGTAGCCGAGCGTGATAAGCAGGATGAACTGCCAGCTGGTGCCCGCGGCCGTGCGGGCCTTGAAGTTCTTGTACGCGTTCATCGGCCACGAAAGCCCGAAGCAAATGAGCATGATCGCCTCGAGTGCCTCTGCCATTTCCGTCATCTCCTTGGTGGTATTCTGCAGGTGCGCTGTGGGCGTATGCCCGCGGCGGTTCGTTATGGTAGAACTGTTAACGTTATGATTTAAGCGTTTTCGATAATCTTCGCGTTATCGACACAGAGCAACACGACAGGGGCGAGGCTAAGCATGGAGCTTTTGCAGCTGCGATATTTTCACGAGGTGGCGCAAACGCAGCATATGACGAATTCGGCGAAGCGGCTGGGCGTGGCGCAGCCGGCGCTGACGCAGGCCATCCGGCGGCTGGAGGGCGAGCTTGACGCGAAGCTGTTCGAGCGGCAAGGACGCAACATCCGCTTGACGCCGTGCGGGCAGGCGCTTGAGGATCATATCGCGCCGCTGTTGTCTGGGCTCGAGCAGGTGCCCGACGTGATTGCGCAGGCCAAAGGTGCCGAACGCAACACGGTGCGCGTGGACGTGGAAGCCGCCACGCTTATGACGGTCGACGCCATCGCGGCGTTTCGGGCGGCGTGCCCGCAGACGGCGTTCGTCATCAACCAGGCGAATGCGGCGGCGCGCTGGGACGTGCGCGTAAAGACTGTGCTGGCGGGTGCCGCCGTTGGCGCGAAGGGTGCGCACGCGTTTCGGGAGCGCATCTGCTTGGCGGTGCCGCGCGAGCATGTGAGCGAAAGCGGCAGCGTGGCGCTGGCGGATTTCGCGGGGGCGCCGTTCGTGGCGCTGGCGGGGACGCGCGCGTTTCGCGCCGTGTGCGACGAGCTGTGCAGGCAGGCGGGGTTCGCGCCGAACGTGGTGTTCGAGTCCGACAGCCCCGATGTGGTGCGCAAGTTCATAGCGCTGGGGCTTGGCGTGGGGTTTTGGCCCGAGCACAGCTGGGGCGCGCTTGAGAGCGCGGACGTGGCGCTGGCGCCGATTGCCGACGAGCGCTTCGCACGCGATATCGTGGTGGAGGCGGCGGCGCGCCCGCTGGGGCAAAAGGCCGCCGAGTTCCACGCGTTTCTGCTGGATTTCGTAGGCAGGCGCATGAACGGCGAAGGCGAATAACGGCGGCGTGCGGCTGCTTGACGAGTGTGGGCCGCGATTGAATGGTCGATGCTGTGCGGCGATTGATTGCTGCGGGCGTTCGGGTTGTCCTCGGTTACACAAAATGCGCAACGGCGCGCGAACGATCTTTCGGAAGCACCTTGCCAGCCGGGAAACGCACGCAGCGACCGGATGGGCGTAGCACGAAAGTGTGCACAATAGCTGTTGCCCCTGCTTAAAACGAACGAAGGCCCCGGGCTTTGCGCCTGGGGCCTTCGCGATGATGCCGGTGCAAATCGGTTACAGGGCCAGGATAGGGGCTGCGACCTGCTTCTTGCGGGACAGCACGCCGGGCATCCAGACGGACTTGCCCGTGACGTCGATGTTGAACGCGCGATTCACAAAATCGGTGTCGCCTTCGCAGATGAACTGGCTGCCTTCGGCCAGGATGTCGGTAGCGAAGAACAGCACGAACTGGTAGCCCTTCTCAGCCACGAGCGCCTTGATGGCCTCGCGGATTTCAGGCTCGCGGTCAAGCACGGCCTTGAGGTCGACCGTTTCGTACTGGCCGATGTAGACCTTGTTGCCGTTGGAAAGCTCGAACTCCTTGGCATCGGCGTTCACCAGCTTGTCGACGGGCAGCTCGGCGGGGTTGGAACGGCACTTGAAGATGGACATGCCGTACTCCACCGGGTCCACGCCGACGGCCTCGGCCGTGCGGGCGATGATGTCGCGGTCGAAGTCGGTGGTGGTGGGCGACTTCATGATAACGGTGTCGGTGAGCATGGCACCGAGCAGCAACGCGGCGATGGACTGCGGCAGCTCCACGCCTTCAATCTCGAACTCGCGCGCGACGATGGCCGCGGTGGAGCCGACGGGGCGGGCGTTGAAGCGCAGCGGCTGGGCCGTGACCAGGCCGCCAAGGCGGTGATGGTCGACGATTTCCAGGATTTCGGCGGCGTCAAGGCCGTCGGCGGACTGCAGCGCCTCGTTGTGGTCGACGAGGATGACCTGCTGGCCGGCTTCCACGGACTCGATAAGGCGCGGGGTCTCGATGCCGCGCTCGCCGAGGATCCACTCGGTCTCGGGCGGCAGCGCGCCCAGGCGGACCGCCTCGTACGTGGCGTCGACGCCGTAGCGCTTCGCCAGCTCGTTCTTCAGATACGCGTAGCCAACAGCCGCGCTGATAGCATCGTTGTCGGGATTCTTGTGACCGAACACCAGAATGGGTGCCGCCATGTGATCGCTCCTTACCTTCGCCGACGCGCCGTCGGCGCATCCTTCGTCTTGCTCATAAGCGGCCCTGCGACAAGCGCATGGGGCCAACTCGTTATTATACTGCCCGTTTGCGCACGCGAGCGAAACGAGCGCAAAACGCCCAGGAGCACCCGCCGGCGGCAAGAAACCCGCGAACCGGGCCGGGCCGGTAAATTCATGTAACGCATAGGCGTGGAAGTGGCGGGGAGCGGCTATAGTGTTCGCAAGACGTTGGAGCGCGGCGAGGTTTCTCGGCGCGGGCGCATCATCGCCTTCTTGCAGCGAAGAATAGGAGCGACCATGGAAACGCTGGGGTTGACCGACATCATCGGGCCGGTAATGGTGGGGCCGTCGAGCAGCCACACCGCTGGTGCGCTGCGCATCGCGTACATGGCGCGCAAACTGGCCGGTAGCCTGCCGCGGCGCGTGGAGTTTCGCCTGCTTGGCAGCTTCGCGCACACGCTGACCGGGCACGGCACCGACAAGGCGCTTGTGGCCGGCATGCTGGGCTTTTCGCCCGATGACCTGCGCATTCGCAATTCATTTGCCCACGCGCGCGAAGCGGGGCTTCATTTTGAGTTCACTCCCCTGCCCGACTCGGACGACTACGAGCACCCCAACACCATCGACATGGTCATCGACGGCGCCGACGGCGCGCGCATGTGCGTGCGCGGCGAAAGCGTGGGCGGCGGCGCGGCGGTTATCCGCAAGATCGACGGCGTGGACGTGTACATCACCGGCGAGAACCACTCCATCGTGGTGCAGCAGATCGACGAGCCCGGCGTGCTTGCGCACATTGCCACGTGCTTGAGCGAGCACGGCGTGAACATCGCTACCGCGCGCATGTACCGCGAGCAGCGCGGCGACGTGGCCTACACCGTGCTTGAAACCGACCAGAGCATCAGCGAAGACGCGCGCGAGGCCATCATAGCTAACCCGCTTATCCGCGGCTGCCGCGTCATCCCCGCCGCCACCGTGGCCGGCGAGGCGCCGGCGCCGGTTGATGCCGACGTGCAGGCGCGGGCGCTCGAGGATTTGCGGGCGCTGGATTTCGGCACGGGAAGCGCGCTTTTGGAGCTGTGCCGGGCACGCAAAGCTTCCATTTCCGAGGTGTTCTTCCGCCGCGAGCAGGCCGTTCAGGAAAGCCGTGGGTTCGCCGACGGCACGCAGGCGTACCTTTTGCGCGTGCTGCGCGTCATGAAGGACGCTGCGTTCGGGCCGCTTGACGAGCCGGCGAATTCCATGGGCGGGCTTTTGGGCGGCGAGGCGCAGCGCATGGCGAAGCTGCGCCGGCATGCGCGCAACGTGTGCGGCGAGCCCATATCGTCGGCGGCGGCGTACGCCATGGCCGTGCTGGAAACGAACGCGTCCATGGGCCGCATCGTGGCGGCGCCGACGGCGGGTTCGGCCGGCGTTATCCCCGGCGTGCTGCTGTCGCTGCAAGTCACGAAGGGGTTCACGGACGACGAGCTGGTGCGTGCGCTGGGATGCGCGGCGGCCGTGGGGTACCTGATCACGCGCAACGCCACCGTGGCCGGCGCCGAGGGCGGCTGCCAGGCCGAGATCGGCAGCGCCGCGGCCATGGCGGCGGCGGCGACCGTGGAGCTTGAAGGTGGCACACCCGAGCAGTGCCTGGACGCGGCAGGCAACGCGCTGACGAACATGATGGGGCTGGTGTGCGATCCCGTGGCGGGCCTCGTTGAGGTGCCGTGCCAGAAGCGCAACGCATCAGGTGCGGCAACAGCACTGGTCAGCGCACAGATTTCGCTGGCGAACGTCGGCAACCTGGTTGGGTTCGACCAAACGGTGGAGGCCATGTACAAGGTTGGCCGCAGCCTGCCGTTCGAGTTACGCGAAAGCGCCCTGGGCGGCCTGGCAGCCACGCCCGACGCCTGCACCTGGTGCGAATCCCACATGTGCGGAAAGTAGAGGTTACAAGCAAAACGCCCCTCGTGATTTGCGAGGGGCGCTGGTTTGTTAGTTGATTTTTACGATGGGGGCGTAATCTTTCAGAAGCTTTTTCGTTTGGCCGGATTTGGTGAAGCGGACGTAGAGGGTGTCGCCGTCGACTTTCGTGACTTTGCCGCGGCCGAACGTCTTGTGGTCCACCATGTCGCCGGCGGCAAACGTCATCTTCGCGGCCGCCTTCTTCTCGGCGCCCGGACGCACATACGCTCCCGAAACCGCGCGGCCCGAGCCCATGCCGGAGCCCATGCGACCCGTGCGCGCCTCGCGGCGCTCGCGGTCGGAGCGCCCACCAGGCATGCTGGCGCTTGATCGGCCGAACACGCGCCCGCCGCCGGCCTCCACACCGCTGCCGGATATGCCCTTGCGGCTGCCGCGCTTCTCCCAGCCGGTGCCCGAGAAGCCCTGGCTGCCCACGCCCATGGTTTGGCGCAGCTCGGAGGGAATTTCGTGCACGAAGCGCGACACGGGATTCGACTGTGTTTGGCCGAAAATCTGGCGCGTGTAGGCGCACGTGAGGTACAGCACCTTGCGGGCGCGCGTGATGGCAACGTAGGCCAAGCGGCGCTCCTCCTCGATGCCGGCCGCGTCGCCGACGCTGTTCATGTGTGGGAACAGCGTCTCCTCCATGCCGGCCACGAACACGCAGTCGAACTCCAAGCCCTTGCTGGCGTGCACGGTCATCATGGTGACGGCCTGGCCGTCGTCTTCCATGGTGTCAAGGTCGGTACGCAGGCGCACCCACTCCAAAAAGTCGGCCAGCGAATCGCCGCGCAGCACGCGCACCGGCTCATCGGCAGCAGCCGCCTTCTCTTCACCAACACCTTCCCCACCAGCGGTTACACCGACTACAACCGGCGCGTCATCCGCAAGTTGTCCACCCATAGGCAGCGAAGAGTCAGCGAGGGTTTCCCCAATGCCCGAGCCTTCGTCAGCAGCCGCGGATTGGGTGCGAGGGGAAGCCGCAGCGTCGAGCGCATCCGCCGTTCGTAGAACGGCGGAATGCTGAGGCGCCGCGTAGTCGGCGTCTTCCTCGTCGTGCGTGTCCACGAACTCGTCGACTACCGACAAGAACTCTTGGATGTTCTCGATGCGCCCGCGCGCCTCGTCGGTGTTTTCGGCCTGCAGCGCGCCGATAAGGCCCGACTTATCGATAACGGCCTCGATGAGCTTGCGCAAATCGCCCGAATACGACTGCGCGTCTTTCACCAGTTGCACGAACTCGCCCACGCTGCGACGCGTGGAGGCGCGCAGCTCGGGGTCGGCCGCGGCCAGCTCGGCGCCTTCCATAAACGTCATGCCCATTTCGCGCGCGAACTGCTCGATGCGCTCGATGGTGGACTTGCCGATGCCGCGGCGCGGCGTGTTGATAACCCGCTTGGCCGCGATGTCGTCGGCGGGGTTCACCACCAGCGTGAGGTACGCCATGACGTCGCGGATTTCGGCGCGCTCGAAGAAGCGCGTGCCGCCGACGATGCGGTACGGCACGCCGGCGCGCAGCAGCATGTCTTCAAGCATGCGCGACTGCGCGTTCGTGCGGTAGAACACCGCCACCTGGTTGTAACTGAGGCCCTTCTGGCGCTGTTTCTCGATTTCGCCGGCAATCCAGCGGCCCTCGTCGCGCTCGTCAGTGGCCATGTACACGTGGATTTTCTCGCCGTCTTCCTGGTCGGTGAACAGCTTTTTGGCCTTGCGATGCTGGTTGTTCGCGATGACCGCGTTCGCCGCGGCCAGCACGTTGCCGACGCTGCGGTAGTTCTGCTCCAGCTTCACGGTGGTGCAGCGCGGGTAGTCCTTCTCGAAGTCGAGGATGTTGCGGATGTCAGCGCCGCGCCAGCTGTAAATGGACTGGTCGTCGTCGCCGACCACCATGATGTTGCCGTGCTGCTCGGCCAAAAGGCGCGTGATCTCGTACTGCGCGTGGTTCGTGTCCTGATACTCGTCCACCATGATGTAGCGGAAGCGCAGTTGGTAGGCCTCCAGCACCTCGGGGTGGTTTTTGAGCAACAGATACGCGTACAGCAGCAAATCGTCGAAGTCGAAAGCGTTCGCCTGCTTCAGGCGCTCCTGCAGCCGCTCGTACACGCGCGCAGCCACCTTGCCCACCGGGTCGTTGGCCTCTTTGGCGAACACGCCGGGAGCCTTCAGCTCGTTTTTCGCCGTGGAAATGCGGTTCATGAGCGCGTTTACGGGGAAGCGCTTCGGGTCGATGTCGAGCTCGGCCATGATTTCCTTGTACAGGCGCTTTTGGTCGTCGGTGTCGTAGATGGTGAAACTTTTCGAGAAACCCAGCAGCTCTGCGTCGGCGCGCAGCATGCGCACGCACATGCTGTGGAACGTGGACACCCACATGCCGCGGCTGCGCGGCCCCACCAGGCCTTGCAGACGTTCGCGCATTTCCGCGGCGGCCTTGTTCGTGAACGTGATGGCCAAAATTTCCCACGGCGCCACGTCAAGGTCTTCGAGGATGTGCGCGATGCGGTACGTGAGCACGCGCGTTTTACCTGATCCGGCGCCTGCAAGCACAAGCAGCGGGCCTTCGGTGCATTCGACGGCCGCGCGCTGCGGGCCGTTGAGCGTGGTGATGTCGACGGGCATGTGGGGTTCCTTCGGGCTAAACCGCCGGCCTCGCGGGCTTACGCAGCAGCTGAGCTAGCAGGGCGCGCGGGTGGCGAAGGCGACGGGATGATTCCAATGGTTGCGCCGTGAAGCGCAACGTATGATTCTAGCGCAGCTTGGCAGCAGGTTCACGGCCGCGGCGCACGCATGCACAGCATAGGCAGATAGTGTTCTATTTTCGCAGGACAATAGGTGGCCAAAGCGCAGGCGAAGGGCGCGAAGGAGCGATGCGCCGGCGGCCCGATGCTCCGCACAGGCAGCCATACCGCGCCCGCCCGGACAGCGACGTAAACGCAGATTCCGCAAAGAGCGAAGCGATTGCCGATGCGCCCAACGCTTCCTTAACGAGAGCGAACGCGAAAGCAACAGCGATGCGGTACCATAATCGATGCCGAAATGCGGCAAACCGGGCAAAAGCGCAAGGCGAAGGAGGCGAACATGGGCGCGTGGACGAAAGCGAACAGCACCGACGGGCTGCTGGGCCACGTTGAACTTGACCGCGTGCTCGACACGCAAAACTTCGCCATAAGCGACGCCTGCGTAGGGTGCGGGCGCTGCGAGCGCATCTGCCCCGCCGGCGCCATCGTGATGGACGGCAAGCGCCCCACCTGGCCCGATGCCGAATGTCTTATGTGCTTAGGATGCGTGCGCGCCTGCCCCGCCCGCGCCATCAGCTACGGCGCGCGACAATAAATCCGGGCCGCAGGAGCAAGCAGGGCGACGCCGCGCGGCAGAGCCGGCGCCCCACCCCTCCCTAAACGCACGAAGGCGAACCGGGGAATCCGATTCGCCTTCGAAAAATGCTTCGCAAGCAACGCGCTGCGCGCTATCCGCAAACGCCGCTACACGATCTTCTTGCCAAACACGGCCGCAATCTCGCGCAGCTCTTCGACGAGCACGCGGAACTGGGCCGGAGTCAGCTGCTGCGGGCCGTCGGACAGGGCCGCCGGCGGGTTGGGATGCACCTCGATCATGATGGAGTCGGCGCCCACGGCAACCGCGGCGCGGGCCAAGGACGGCACCAGGTCGCGCACGCCAGCCGGGTGCGACACGTCGACGCAGATGGGCAGCAGGCTTTGCTTGTGGATAACCGGCACCGCGGAGATGTCGAGCGTGAAGCGCGTGGCCGTTTCGAACGTGCGCAGGCCGCGCTCGCATAGCACGACGTTGTCATTGCCCTCCATGGTGATGTAGTCGGTTGCGGCCAGCCACTCGGCGATGGTGCCCGCGAAACCGCGCTTGAACAACACCATCTTGCGCGAGTCCTTCGTG contains:
- a CDS encoding LysR family transcriptional regulator, with the translated sequence MELLQLRYFHEVAQTQHMTNSAKRLGVAQPALTQAIRRLEGELDAKLFERQGRNIRLTPCGQALEDHIAPLLSGLEQVPDVIAQAKGAERNTVRVDVEAATLMTVDAIAAFRAACPQTAFVINQANAAARWDVRVKTVLAGAAVGAKGAHAFRERICLAVPREHVSESGSVALADFAGAPFVALAGTRAFRAVCDELCRQAGFAPNVVFESDSPDVVRKFIALGLGVGFWPEHSWGALESADVALAPIADERFARDIVVEAAARPLGQKAAEFHAFLLDFVGRRMNGEGE
- a CDS encoding EFR1 family ferrodoxin (N-terminal region resembles flavodoxins. C-terminal ferrodoxin region binds two 4Fe-4S clusters.) produces the protein MRQTGQKRKAKEANMGAWTKANSTDGLLGHVELDRVLDTQNFAISDACVGCGRCERICPAGAIVMDGKRPTWPDAECLMCLGCVRACPARAISYGARQ
- the aroF gene encoding 3-deoxy-7-phosphoheptulonate synthase; translated protein: MSEQHIETKLPDYGTRTDEITIYAGPCSVESEEQFFEVAECIHDLGLSWIRGGAYKPRTNPHSFQGLGEEALKIMKAGGEKYGLKTLTEVMDSEHCELVHSYVDGLQVGARNFQNFSLLKNIGKVTKDSRKMVLFKRGFAGTIAEWLAATDYITMEGNDNVVLCERGLRTFETATRFTLDISAVPVIHKQSLLPICVDVSHPAGVRDLVPSLARAAVAVGADSIMIEVHPNPPAALSDGPQQLTPAQFRVLVEELREIAAVFGKKIV
- a CDS encoding ATP-dependent helicase — translated: MPVDITTLNGPQRAAVECTEGPLLVLAGAGSGKTRVLTYRIAHILEDLDVAPWEILAITFTNKAAAEMRERLQGLVGPRSRGMWVSTFHSMCVRMLRADAELLGFSKSFTIYDTDDQKRLYKEIMAELDIDPKRFPVNALMNRISTAKNELKAPGVFAKEANDPVGKVAARVYERLQERLKQANAFDFDDLLLYAYLLLKNHPEVLEAYQLRFRYIMVDEYQDTNHAQYEITRLLAEQHGNIMVVGDDDQSIYSWRGADIRNILDFEKDYPRCTTVKLEQNYRSVGNVLAAANAVIANNQHRKAKKLFTDQEDGEKIHVYMATDERDEGRWIAGEIEKQRQKGLSYNQVAVFYRTNAQSRMLEDMLLRAGVPYRIVGGTRFFERAEIRDVMAYLTLVVNPADDIAAKRVINTPRRGIGKSTIERIEQFAREMGMTFMEGAELAAADPELRASTRRSVGEFVQLVKDAQSYSGDLRKLIEAVIDKSGLIGALQAENTDEARGRIENIQEFLSVVDEFVDTHDEEDADYAAPQHSAVLRTADALDAAASPRTQSAAADEGSGIGETLADSSLPMGGQLADDAPVVVGVTAGGEGVGEEKAAAADEPVRVLRGDSLADFLEWVRLRTDLDTMEDDGQAVTMMTVHASKGLEFDCVFVAGMEETLFPHMNSVGDAAGIEEERRLAYVAITRARKVLYLTCAYTRQIFGQTQSNPVSRFVHEIPSELRQTMGVGSQGFSGTGWEKRGSRKGISGSGVEAGGGRVFGRSSASMPGGRSDRERREARTGRMGSGMGSGRAVSGAYVRPGAEKKAAAKMTFAAGDMVDHKTFGRGKVTKVDGDTLYVRFTKSGQTKKLLKDYAPIVKIN
- a CDS encoding manganese-dependent inorganic pyrophosphatase; translation: MAAPILVFGHKNPDNDAISAAVGYAYLKNELAKRYGVDATYEAVRLGALPPETEWILGERGIETPRLIESVEAGQQVILVDHNEALQSADGLDAAEILEIVDHHRLGGLVTAQPLRFNARPVGSTAAIVAREFEIEGVELPQSIAALLLGAMLTDTVIMKSPTTTDFDRDIIARTAEAVGVDPVEYGMSIFKCRSNPAELPVDKLVNADAKEFELSNGNKVYIGQYETVDLKAVLDREPEIREAIKALVAEKGYQFVLFFATDILAEGSQFICEGDTDFVNRAFNIDVTGKSVWMPGVLSRKKQVAAPILAL
- the sdaAA gene encoding L-serine ammonia-lyase, iron-sulfur-dependent, subunit alpha → METLGLTDIIGPVMVGPSSSHTAGALRIAYMARKLAGSLPRRVEFRLLGSFAHTLTGHGTDKALVAGMLGFSPDDLRIRNSFAHAREAGLHFEFTPLPDSDDYEHPNTIDMVIDGADGARMCVRGESVGGGAAVIRKIDGVDVYITGENHSIVVQQIDEPGVLAHIATCLSEHGVNIATARMYREQRGDVAYTVLETDQSISEDAREAIIANPLIRGCRVIPAATVAGEAPAPVDADVQARALEDLRALDFGTGSALLELCRARKASISEVFFRREQAVQESRGFADGTQAYLLRVLRVMKDAAFGPLDEPANSMGGLLGGEAQRMAKLRRHARNVCGEPISSAAAYAMAVLETNASMGRIVAAPTAGSAGVIPGVLLSLQVTKGFTDDELVRALGCAAAVGYLITRNATVAGAEGGCQAEIGSAAAMAAAATVELEGGTPEQCLDAAGNALTNMMGLVCDPVAGLVEVPCQKRNASGAATALVSAQISLANVGNLVGFDQTVEAMYKVGRSLPFELRESALGGLAATPDACTWCESHMCGK